AGATCATAAATGGGCTCGGCGTTGCCTTCGGCTCTCGCGCGCTCGATCAGAGCGCGGGCGCGGGCTTCTCTGGAATCGTAGATCATTGCGGGCTCCACGCACGAATACGCCATTCTGGCGCATGGGGCGCTGCCCGCCAGCCCGTGAGATTACGGAGTGGTTGCGAAGACGCGGGGCCGCGGGCCTTAGGGGGCGGGAGGCGCCGGTGGATCGAACAGGATGCTGCGGTTCACCGTATCCAGCGTCGGCCGTCCGGTGAGCGCCATGGCCACTTCCAGCTCCGCCCGCAGCACATGCATGGCATGGGCGACACCCGCCGCCCCGGCCACCGCCAAGGCGTGGATATAGGGCCGCCCGATCATCACCGCATTGGCGCCCAGCGCCATGGCCTTGAGGATGTCGGTGCCCCGGCGGATGCCGCCGTCCACCAGAACGGGAATGCGCCCTTCCAGCGTCTCCACGATGCGCGGCAGGGCCTCGATGGAGGCCGGGAGGCTGTCGAGGACCCGTCCGCCGTGGTTGGAGACGATGATGCCGTCCACGCCCTCCGCAAGGGCGCGGGACGCATCGTCCGGCGCGAGCACGCCCTTCAGCAGGATGGGCAGGCGGGTCAGGCTGCGCAGCCGCGCCACGTCGCCCCAGAGCGGCGTATGGGGCAGGGCGGTGCCGAACAGCGGGCTCGATCCGATGCCGCCGCTGTGCAGGGGGCGCGGCTTCAGGCCGGCGAGATTCACCGCCTCGACACCCGGCGGCAGGGAAAAGCCGGCCCGCCGCTCCTGCGTGCGCAGGCTCACCGGCGCGTCCACCGTCAGCACCACGGCGCTGTAGCCGGCGGCCTCCGCCCGCCGCAGCAGGTTCACGGTGAAACCCCAGTCCGGCTGGATGTAGAGCTGGAACCAGAGCTGCCCCCGGCTCGCCGCCCGCACCTCCTCGAGGCTGGTGCTGGCCTGCGTGCTCACCACCAGCGGCGCCTGCGCGATGGCGGCACCCTGGGCGGTCGCCAGCTCTCCATCGGGATGGAACAGGCGATGGTAGGCGACCGGCGCCAGCAGGATGGGGTGCTCCAGCGCAAACCCCATCAGGTTGATGCGCGTCGTGGCCTTGGACAGGTCGCTGAGCACGCGCGGCAGCAGGCGCAGCCGGTCATAGGCGGCGCGGTTGGCGGCGTTGGTCAGGCCGTCCCCCGCGGCGGCGGCGAGGTAGGCCCAGCTCGCCGCCGGCACGCGCTCGCGCGCCAGAGCCTCGT
The Azorhizobium caulinodans ORS 571 genome window above contains:
- a CDS encoding alpha-hydroxy acid oxidase; amino-acid sequence: MQLHLPEAYDLSDYEALARERVPAASWAYLAAAAGDGLTNAANRAAYDRLRLLPRVLSDLSKATTRINLMGFALEHPILLAPVAYHRLFHPDGELATAQGAAIAQAPLVVSTQASTSLEEVRAASRGQLWFQLYIQPDWGFTVNLLRRAEAAGYSAVVLTVDAPVSLRTQERRAGFSLPPGVEAVNLAGLKPRPLHSGGIGSSPLFGTALPHTPLWGDVARLRSLTRLPILLKGVLAPDDASRALAEGVDGIIVSNHGGRVLDSLPASIEALPRIVETLEGRIPVLVDGGIRRGTDILKAMALGANAVMIGRPYIHALAVAGAAGVAHAMHVLRAELEVAMALTGRPTLDTVNRSILFDPPAPPAP